The following are encoded in a window of Telmatobacter sp. DSM 110680 genomic DNA:
- a CDS encoding c-type cytochrome — MERRLQQLFFALSILALVLIVAAAWQANTPSWKTYQHNFLQLEAQEEPNAITKAAVLATPPEVHQVMLTGLQRVDRCTTCHLGVEDPTMKNAPEPYRYHQGLGPHIPSKFGCTICHGGQGLATEKDSAHGNVEFWQTPLLPKEYVRASCGRCHKEGNVPDVPELTEGRHLFETQGCRGCHKLNGVGGSIGPDLTEEGANRRSPEWLERHFLTPNAVSSGSAMPNFHFTKEQARDLTYYMLSLTNEEMGTYYSSVRLIPSPEYGRQLFVEKNCITCHSLGGVGSKTGPDLLGVTKRHSIEWLDEQLVNPELVYPGSSMPEYDLETNARKALVAFMTTATPDDMQSILSKRTHALTPEEVAIEAGKQDFARFGCVGCHGTELQGGVANPNAQGGEVPSLLHVSDDYTKDEIIAIIRNGRVPPKDNTAGPTPPLYMPSWKSVLSDEDINRIADYLWSKQQKKEAW; from the coding sequence ATGGAACGCAGACTACAGCAGCTCTTTTTCGCTCTTAGCATTCTCGCGCTCGTATTGATCGTCGCCGCTGCCTGGCAGGCAAACACGCCGTCGTGGAAGACCTATCAGCACAACTTTCTTCAGCTTGAAGCGCAGGAAGAACCCAACGCAATTACCAAGGCTGCTGTTCTAGCCACGCCGCCTGAAGTTCATCAGGTAATGTTGACAGGACTGCAGCGCGTCGATCGCTGCACAACGTGCCACCTTGGCGTTGAAGACCCGACGATGAAGAACGCGCCCGAGCCCTACCGCTATCATCAAGGCCTCGGCCCGCACATTCCTTCCAAGTTCGGCTGCACAATCTGTCACGGCGGTCAGGGATTAGCTACCGAAAAAGACAGCGCACACGGCAATGTCGAGTTCTGGCAAACGCCGCTCCTGCCGAAAGAGTACGTTCGCGCCTCTTGCGGACGTTGCCACAAAGAAGGGAACGTCCCCGATGTCCCGGAACTCACGGAAGGTCGTCATCTCTTTGAGACGCAGGGCTGCCGTGGCTGCCACAAACTCAACGGAGTAGGCGGCAGCATCGGCCCCGATCTTACTGAAGAAGGCGCCAATCGCCGTTCTCCGGAATGGCTTGAGCGTCATTTCCTCACGCCGAATGCAGTCTCTTCCGGCTCGGCCATGCCTAACTTCCACTTCACCAAGGAGCAGGCACGCGACCTCACTTACTACATGCTCTCACTGACGAACGAAGAGATGGGAACCTACTACTCCAGTGTGCGCCTAATTCCCAGTCCCGAGTATGGGCGCCAACTGTTTGTTGAGAAGAACTGCATCACATGTCATTCCCTTGGCGGAGTTGGTTCAAAGACGGGCCCTGATCTTCTTGGCGTGACGAAGCGGCATTCCATCGAATGGCTCGACGAACAACTCGTGAATCCAGAATTAGTCTATCCGGGTAGTTCAATGCCCGAATACGATCTTGAGACCAATGCTCGCAAGGCACTCGTTGCCTTCATGACGACTGCCACGCCAGACGACATGCAATCAATTTTGTCGAAGCGGACGCACGCACTCACACCGGAAGAAGTAGCCATTGAGGCGGGTAAGCAGGATTTCGCGCGCTTCGGATGCGTGGGCTGTCACGGAACTGAACTGCAAGGCGGCGTGGCTAATCCGAATGCACAAGGCGGCGAGGTACCAAGTCTGCTGCACGTCTCCGACGACTACACAAAAGACGAAATCATCGCCATCATCCGCAATGGCCGCGTGCCGCCCAAAGACAACACCGCTGGTCCAACGCCTCCGCTCTACATGCCCTCGTGGAAGAGCGTGCTGAGCGATGAGGACATCAACCGCATCGCAGACTACTTGTGGTCGAAGCAGCAAAAGAAAGAGGCGTGGTGA
- a CDS encoding cytochrome b N-terminal domain-containing protein: protein MNLIREIWQSIVRRDPLSTDKGKSELVFLNVWLHIHPAKVKKENLKFKHTYFLGFITFFLFLILLTTGIALMAYYRPYPSAAYQDMKDLRFVVFMGPFLRNMHRWSAHGMVICVFLHMCRVFYTGSYKKPRQFNWVIGVFLLLLTLSLSFTGYLLPWDQLAYWAITVGTNIGSYAPLVGGQVRELLLGGHSVGEAALLRFYVLHVAVLPALIILFTIVHFWRVRKDGGLSRPVWKLKPQMQEALVTIGAPAEVTPLKTQAAAQSKTYGLMEVVTGKPIFETISPEEEEDTVFSYPYAFVREAVVLMATVTTIMTISLFFNAPLEELANPAKTPNPAKAPWYFLGLQELVSHSALLGGVIVPALMVIALIAIPYFDRNPSRRLADRKWALWIYTFFVLVNLILIVVGTFFRGPGWALVPPWVHVVSGAE, encoded by the coding sequence ATGAATCTGATCCGCGAAATCTGGCAATCGATCGTACGGCGGGATCCGCTGTCCACCGACAAGGGGAAGTCCGAACTTGTCTTTCTCAACGTCTGGTTGCACATCCATCCAGCCAAGGTGAAGAAGGAAAACCTCAAGTTCAAACATACCTATTTCCTTGGTTTCATCACCTTCTTTCTCTTCCTGATCTTGCTCACCACCGGCATAGCCCTGATGGCCTACTACAGGCCTTACCCATCAGCTGCCTATCAGGACATGAAGGATCTCCGTTTCGTTGTCTTCATGGGGCCGTTCCTTCGCAACATGCATCGCTGGTCGGCGCATGGAATGGTGATCTGCGTCTTCCTGCACATGTGCCGCGTTTTCTACACCGGCTCATATAAGAAGCCTCGGCAATTCAATTGGGTGATCGGCGTCTTCCTGCTTTTGCTGACTCTAAGCTTGTCGTTCACCGGCTACCTGCTGCCGTGGGATCAGCTCGCTTACTGGGCTATCACAGTAGGTACCAATATCGGCAGCTATGCACCGCTTGTCGGCGGCCAGGTTCGTGAGCTTTTGCTCGGCGGACATAGCGTTGGAGAAGCAGCTCTGCTGCGCTTCTACGTTCTGCACGTGGCCGTCCTTCCGGCGCTCATCATTCTTTTCACCATTGTCCACTTCTGGCGTGTCCGCAAAGATGGCGGCCTCTCTCGGCCCGTCTGGAAGTTGAAGCCGCAGATGCAGGAAGCTTTGGTCACGATCGGTGCTCCAGCAGAAGTAACTCCCCTGAAGACGCAGGCGGCAGCGCAATCCAAGACCTACGGGCTCATGGAGGTCGTCACAGGAAAGCCGATCTTTGAGACCATCTCTCCGGAGGAAGAAGAAGACACCGTCTTCTCTTATCCTTACGCCTTCGTACGCGAGGCCGTAGTACTCATGGCGACCGTCACGACCATCATGACCATCTCGCTGTTTTTCAACGCGCCTCTAGAGGAACTCGCTAATCCAGCCAAGACGCCGAATCCCGCCAAGGCGCCTTGGTATTTTCTCGGATTGCAGGAACTGGTCAGTCACTCCGCCTTACTTGGCGGTGTAATAGTCCCCGCGCTAATGGTGATCGCACTAATCGCAATCCCATACTTTGACAGGAATCCCAGCAGGCGCCTTGCCGATCGCAAGTGGGCTCTCTGGATTTATACATTCTTCGTTTTGGTGAATCTCATCCTGATTGTGGTTGGTACCTTTTTCCGCGGTCCGGGATGGGCACTGGTTCCACCGTGGGTTCACGTTGTATCGGGAGCTGAGTAA
- a CDS encoding Rieske 2Fe-2S domain-containing protein, with amino-acid sequence MAAVVRFLMPSVFYEPPQTFKIGQPADFPFGPPTFLVDEKIFVFRDRDKGFAVASAVCTHLGCTVAHFQSDERFHCPCHGSVFAPDGSVIHGPAPRGLQWFEVTQARDGMLRVDKDKVVPPSYRLMV; translated from the coding sequence TTGGCAGCGGTAGTTCGCTTCCTGATGCCAAGCGTATTCTACGAACCGCCGCAGACATTCAAGATTGGGCAACCGGCCGATTTTCCCTTCGGGCCACCCACGTTTCTGGTGGACGAGAAGATCTTTGTGTTTCGCGACCGCGACAAGGGCTTCGCTGTGGCGAGTGCGGTTTGCACGCATTTGGGCTGCACCGTTGCTCACTTCCAAAGTGACGAGCGCTTCCACTGCCCATGCCATGGCAGCGTTTTTGCTCCTGACGGATCGGTGATACACGGTCCTGCGCCTCGCGGCTTGCAGTGGTTTGAGGTAACGCAAGCCCGCGATGGAATGCTGCGCGTCGATAAAGACAAGGTTGTTCCGCCTTCGTACCGGTTGATGGTGTAA
- a CDS encoding FAD-dependent oxidoreductase — protein MNSETGERMRYSITVPDRDYFDKNIPCRAACPIHTECGRYVQAIGISKDEEAYLLARAPNPFAYVLGRICAHPCEDNCRRGKIDEPIAICALKRYATDRHNLGTGHDPARKKLQPPQKRGKKIAVIGAGVCGLTCAHDLALLGYTVEVFESAPVPGGMLYLGIPQFRLPREIIKMEVDNILAMGVTLHTRVTLGRDISFKELRSKFDSVLLATGLNKGRELNIPGAHLAGVYNGIDFLINVNLGFEIELGKRVVVVGGGNVAIDVARAAVRLVHEAVDFAEEDEDAKGLQPAFDAARMAMRSGAEEVELVSLESRVQMPAWKGEVDEAEHEGIVVDNGWGPKEIVGENGVVTGLKVRRCLTVFDENGRFNPAFSDEEKIIPCDSVILAIGQQADLSFLSGEEGVEVTPRGILKIDENLMTTAPGVFAGGDVAFGPRILVEAVANGHRAARSIHVYLSGKTAKTVLSRFRILPNWEMPRGFLSTPRQKMPVLAANRRIGIAEVELGFDEAQGRAEGKRCLNCQVNTIFDGSKCILCAGCVDVCPENCLRLVDLVQVSGDARYDALIQSRYGVSADQLQAGQAGAIIKNEEKCIRCGLCAERCPTQAITMEALEQQEREVFE, from the coding sequence ATGAACAGCGAGACAGGGGAACGGATGCGCTATTCCATCACGGTTCCGGACCGAGACTACTTCGACAAGAATATTCCTTGCCGTGCCGCCTGCCCCATTCACACCGAGTGTGGCCGCTACGTGCAGGCCATTGGAATATCCAAGGACGAAGAAGCGTATCTGCTTGCCCGCGCGCCAAATCCCTTTGCTTATGTCCTGGGAAGAATCTGCGCGCATCCCTGCGAAGACAACTGCCGGCGCGGCAAAATTGACGAGCCGATCGCCATCTGCGCTCTCAAGCGCTACGCCACGGATCGGCACAATCTTGGAACTGGCCACGATCCTGCCCGGAAGAAACTGCAGCCTCCTCAGAAGCGTGGAAAGAAGATTGCAGTAATCGGAGCTGGCGTATGCGGTCTTACTTGTGCGCACGATCTTGCCCTGCTCGGTTACACCGTTGAGGTATTCGAGTCGGCGCCCGTTCCGGGTGGAATGCTTTATCTCGGTATTCCCCAATTTCGCCTTCCACGCGAAATTATCAAGATGGAAGTCGACAATATTCTCGCCATGGGCGTTACGCTGCACACGCGCGTAACCCTTGGTCGCGATATCTCCTTCAAGGAACTTAGGTCGAAGTTCGATTCTGTCTTGCTGGCTACAGGCTTGAACAAAGGTCGCGAACTGAACATCCCGGGCGCGCACCTGGCGGGCGTTTACAACGGAATCGACTTTCTCATCAATGTAAATCTCGGATTCGAGATTGAACTCGGCAAGCGAGTTGTTGTCGTCGGCGGCGGCAATGTAGCCATCGATGTTGCTCGCGCCGCAGTGCGTCTTGTGCATGAAGCAGTCGATTTTGCAGAAGAGGATGAAGACGCGAAGGGTCTGCAACCAGCGTTTGATGCCGCCCGCATGGCAATGCGATCAGGTGCCGAAGAAGTGGAACTGGTCAGCCTTGAATCACGCGTGCAAATGCCCGCCTGGAAAGGCGAAGTCGACGAAGCCGAACACGAAGGCATCGTGGTCGACAATGGCTGGGGACCGAAAGAAATCGTCGGAGAGAATGGCGTCGTCACCGGGCTCAAGGTTCGGCGCTGTCTAACGGTTTTTGATGAGAATGGCCGCTTCAATCCAGCGTTCAGCGATGAAGAGAAAATTATCCCGTGCGACAGCGTAATTCTCGCGATCGGCCAGCAAGCCGATCTCTCCTTCCTCAGCGGCGAGGAAGGTGTCGAAGTTACCCCGCGTGGAATCCTCAAGATCGACGAGAACCTGATGACGACCGCCCCCGGTGTGTTCGCAGGCGGCGATGTGGCTTTCGGGCCACGCATTCTCGTTGAAGCCGTGGCCAACGGACATCGTGCTGCGCGTTCCATCCACGTGTATCTCAGCGGCAAGACCGCCAAGACCGTGCTCAGCCGATTCCGCATCCTGCCTAACTGGGAAATGCCGCGCGGCTTTCTTTCAACCCCGCGGCAGAAGATGCCGGTACTCGCGGCGAACAGGCGCATCGGAATCGCTGAAGTCGAGTTGGGTTTTGACGAGGCGCAGGGCCGTGCCGAGGGGAAACGATGCCTCAACTGCCAGGTCAACACCATATTCGACGGATCGAAGTGCATTCTTTGCGCCGGGTGCGTTGACGTGTGCCCGGAGAACTGCCTGCGGCTTGTGGATCTGGTGCAGGTAAGCGGAGATGCGCGGTACGACGCGTTGATACAGAGCCGCTACGGTGTGTCTGCCGATCAACTGCAAGCGGGCCAGGCCGGCGCAATCATCAAGAACGAAGAGAAGTGCATCCGCTGCGGCCTCTGCGCCGAGCGGTGCCCCACACAGGCCATCACTATGGAAGCTCTGGAACAGCAGGAAAGAGAAGTCTTTGAATAG
- a CDS encoding sigma-54 dependent transcriptional regulator produces MSRILVIDDEAALGENIQRMLRMPGVTVCTFVDPAVGLADAFAHPPDLVLLDVRMPGMTGEEVFAKLHEAQPSIPIVFLTAFGSVEGAVLAIRNGAFDYLQKPFKREELLLVVKRALSHATLEHEVEKLKSRLESLGEVDAAQSHNAAMLDQMDKCRRAAGTDATVMILGESGTGKEVTARLIHDQSRRKDGPFVPVECSAMPGSLIESELFGYEKGAFTGAERTKKGLIESAEGGTLFLDEIGDLGVELQTRLFRFVEERALRRLGGLSLVRVDCRILCATNQDLAAKIKSGTFREELYYRLSVITVKLPPLRERPEDVPRLARFFLERFSRRYGKSIIGSPQFYEALLKERWPGNVRQLKNVMERLTALHADGVLGAEDVEEDSPRVEAVSSLSALPWKDAREQYLASFESSYANAVLARCNGNVSAAAREAGVDRKTFYALMKREKDAQTGEFNPQLPQESGE; encoded by the coding sequence GTGAGCCGCATCCTGGTGATCGATGACGAAGCTGCGCTGGGTGAAAACATTCAGCGAATGCTTCGAATGCCCGGTGTTACAGTCTGCACATTCGTGGATCCGGCCGTGGGCCTGGCGGATGCATTTGCGCATCCGCCCGATCTGGTGTTGCTGGATGTGCGCATGCCTGGAATGACCGGTGAAGAAGTATTTGCGAAACTGCATGAAGCACAACCCTCTATTCCGATCGTCTTCCTCACCGCATTCGGATCGGTTGAAGGCGCTGTGCTCGCCATTCGAAATGGCGCTTTCGACTATCTACAGAAGCCTTTCAAGCGCGAGGAACTTCTTCTGGTGGTTAAGCGGGCGCTCTCTCACGCTACCCTCGAGCACGAAGTCGAGAAGCTGAAGAGCCGCCTGGAATCCTTGGGTGAGGTTGATGCTGCGCAAAGCCACAATGCGGCGATGCTGGACCAGATGGACAAGTGCCGCAGGGCGGCAGGCACCGATGCAACCGTGATGATTCTGGGAGAAAGCGGGACAGGTAAGGAAGTGACTGCCCGCTTGATCCATGACCAGAGCCGACGCAAGGATGGACCTTTTGTTCCAGTAGAGTGCAGCGCTATGCCGGGTTCTTTGATCGAAAGCGAACTGTTCGGCTACGAAAAGGGCGCGTTCACAGGGGCAGAACGTACCAAGAAAGGTCTGATCGAGTCAGCAGAGGGGGGGACGCTCTTCCTCGACGAAATCGGAGATCTTGGAGTAGAGCTTCAGACTCGTCTCTTTCGTTTTGTCGAAGAACGAGCTCTTCGACGTCTCGGAGGATTGTCGCTAGTACGCGTGGATTGCCGCATTCTATGCGCCACCAACCAAGACCTTGCGGCCAAAATCAAGTCTGGAACGTTTCGCGAAGAACTCTACTATCGCCTCAGCGTGATCACCGTAAAGCTTCCGCCATTGCGCGAGAGACCGGAAGACGTTCCACGTCTTGCCCGTTTCTTTCTGGAGCGATTCTCGCGCCGCTACGGCAAGAGCATCATCGGCTCACCTCAGTTCTATGAAGCACTTCTCAAGGAACGGTGGCCCGGCAATGTTCGCCAACTGAAGAACGTCATGGAGCGGTTAACGGCCTTGCATGCTGATGGTGTTCTTGGCGCGGAAGATGTGGAAGAAGATTCGCCAAGGGTGGAAGCGGTCAGCAGCCTTTCTGCGCTTCCGTGGAAGGATGCGCGAGAGCAGTATCTCGCCAGCTTTGAGAGCTCATATGCTAATGCCGTGCTTGCCCGCTGCAATGGAAACGTGAGCGCTGCTGCTCGCGAAGCCGGAGTGGACCGTAAGACGTTCTATGCGCTTATGAAACGTGAAAAAGACGCACAGACTGGGGAATTCAACCCCCAACTGCCGCAGGAAAGCGGGGAATAG
- a CDS encoding HAMP domain-containing sensor histidine kinase has protein sequence MSKTREYDAGTNQSKQRERLLLWLSGCLVFPILGLAYWIGQRYLPAGILLSGLAVVLAPLPALIYFRRDCRRLLARAAASDEEVVQLKLQLDTVRYRTSRLREELQAADRQARLSHQLTLLGQFTAGFMHEFNNPLAIVAGRIEVLLEERKEDRAICADLEQMLKETQYMTSIASTLLQALRRERGGEVFDASVPQKSLEDALEAQRPSASSRGVKLLLEASEVPRVDVPEHVVGEVVRGLLSNAVEALKERANATVWVRLEPYRTAGARVVVKVEDNGPGVPDSIRGHLFEPFVSQSTGRERLGLGLFLAASLLDMYDGRIRYEPRDGGGASFVVELPPARFTRGQPYHWFAGGKTE, from the coding sequence ATGTCCAAGACGCGAGAATATGACGCTGGCACGAACCAGTCAAAACAGCGCGAGAGGCTTCTCCTCTGGCTGAGCGGATGCTTGGTATTTCCGATTCTGGGCCTTGCGTACTGGATTGGGCAAAGATATCTCCCCGCCGGGATTCTACTTTCGGGCCTTGCAGTCGTTCTTGCACCGCTTCCGGCTTTGATTTATTTCCGGCGCGATTGCCGCCGCTTGCTCGCACGTGCAGCGGCTTCCGACGAAGAAGTAGTTCAGTTGAAACTCCAACTAGACACGGTGCGTTACCGCACGTCGCGTTTGCGAGAGGAGTTGCAGGCGGCGGATCGGCAGGCCAGGTTATCTCACCAACTCACTCTGCTCGGTCAATTTACTGCCGGATTTATGCACGAGTTCAACAATCCTCTTGCGATTGTCGCGGGTCGTATTGAAGTTCTTCTCGAGGAGCGCAAGGAGGATCGAGCCATCTGTGCCGATCTCGAGCAGATGCTCAAAGAGACTCAATACATGACCAGCATCGCGAGCACGCTGCTCCAGGCGTTGCGGCGCGAGCGCGGCGGAGAGGTGTTTGATGCATCCGTTCCGCAAAAGTCTCTGGAAGACGCACTCGAAGCGCAGCGGCCTTCAGCTTCCAGTCGTGGGGTGAAGCTTCTGTTGGAGGCTTCGGAGGTGCCGCGCGTCGATGTGCCGGAACATGTAGTTGGTGAAGTGGTGCGAGGCCTCTTAAGCAATGCGGTAGAAGCACTGAAAGAACGAGCCAATGCCACAGTCTGGGTACGGCTCGAGCCCTATCGCACTGCCGGAGCGAGAGTGGTCGTCAAGGTCGAAGACAACGGACCAGGAGTGCCGGATAGCATTCGCGGTCATCTCTTCGAACCATTTGTCTCGCAGAGTACGGGACGAGAGCGGCTAGGCCTGGGGCTATTTTTGGCAGCCAGCCTGTTGGATATGTATGATGGCCGAATCCGTTACGAGCCTAGAGACGGCGGAGGCGCCAGCTTCGTGGTTGAGCTGCCGCCTGCGCGATTCACGCGTGGCCAGCCTTACCACTGGTTCGCTGGAGGAAAGACGGAGTGA